Proteins from a genomic interval of Medicago truncatula cultivar Jemalong A17 chromosome 3, MtrunA17r5.0-ANR, whole genome shotgun sequence:
- the LOC11425882 gene encoding probable transcriptional regulatory protein At2g25830 isoform X2 has protein sequence MLRVALSLHAFSTRGVFSTRLSSSSFFLLHRNIHIISPSLLDANVINFTNYHNDNNRRVRVRRRTIWTSTPLCMGRRSCKIAGRKEANNAKKMKLYSRIGKEVVSAVKKGGPNVTSNSALAAVLEKVKELDVPKDIVERNIKKATEKGQEDYIEKIYEGNQLCLVNVLGYKIGYGTGPATPEWVYGYGGVSMVVEVSTDKITRSVAKIREVIKDYGGKMADSGSVLFKFRRARVVSIKVTNADKDHLLGIALDAGAEDVIDPPTYEDDTEEDRSERYYKIVGSSENYSSILSKLREEGIEFEPDNGSELLPNTTIEVDDEAMDLNKELMSKLLELDDVDAVYTDQK, from the exons ATGTTGCGAGTGGCGCTTAGCCTTCACGCGTTCTCAACTCGCGGCGTTTTCTCCACGCGCCTCAGTTCCTCCTCATTCTTCCTCCTTCACA GGAATATACATATTATTTCACCGTCGCTGCTGGATGCAAATGTAATAAACTTTACTAATTACCATAACGACAACAACCGTCGAGTTCGAGTTAGAAGAAGAACCATATGGACTTCCACTCCTCTTTGTATGGGCAGACGTTCCTGCAAAATCGCCGGTCGAAAG GAAGCCAACAATGCAAAGAAGATGAAACTATACTCAAGGATTGGAAAGGAAGTCGTGTCTGC AGTAAAGAAAGGCGGTCCTAATGTAACATCAAATTCAGCCTTGGCTGCTGTACTAGAAAAAGTAAAGGAGCTTGATGTGCCAAAAGATATTGTCGAGCGCAACATCAAGAAAGCAACCGAGAAGGGGCAAGAGGATTATATTGAGAAAATTTATGAG GGCAATCAGCTTTGTTTGGTAAATGTACTAGGTTACAAGATAGGGTATGGGACTGGCCCAGCCACCCCAGAATGG GTTTATGGCTATGGAGGAGTTAGTATGGTAGTTGAGGTATCAACTGATAAGATAACTCGTTCTGTGGCAAAGATTAGAGAAGTGATAAAGGACTATGGAGGAAAGATGGCAGATTCTGGGTCTGTGTTATTTAAGTTTAGACGTGCTCGGGTAGTAAGTATTAAAGTCACTAATGCTGACAAAGATCATCTGCTTGGCATTGCTTTAGACGCTGGCGCGGAGGATGTAATTGATCCTCCAACTTATGAAGATGATACTGAAGAGGATAGGTCAGAAAG GTATTATAAAATTGTTGGTTCTTCAGAGAACTATTCATCTATACTATCGAAGTTGCGAGAGGAGGGCATAGAGTTTGAGCCTGATAATGGTTCTGAGCTTCTTCCAAATACTACAATTGAG GTAGATGACGAGGCTATGGACTTGAACAAGGAACTTATGAGCAAATTACTTGAGCTCGATGATGTTGATGCTGTTTATACAGACCAGaaatag
- the LOC11425882 gene encoding probable transcriptional regulatory protein At2g25830 isoform X3, translated as MLRVALSLHAFSTRGVFSTRLSSSSFFLLHRNIHIISPSLLDANVINFTNYHNDNNRRVRVRRRTIWTSTPLCMGRRSCKIAGRKEANNAKKMKLYSRIGKEVVSAVKKGGPNVTSNSALAAVLEKVKELDVPKDIVERNIKKATEKGQEDYIEKIYEVYGYGGVSMVVEVSTDKITRSVAKIREVIKDYGGKMADSGSVLFKFRRARVVSIKVTNADKDHLLGIALDAGAEDVIDPPTYEDDTEEDRSERYYKIVGSSENYSSILSKLREEGIEFEPDNGSELLPNTTIEVDDEAMDLNKELMSKLLELDDVDAVYTDQK; from the exons ATGTTGCGAGTGGCGCTTAGCCTTCACGCGTTCTCAACTCGCGGCGTTTTCTCCACGCGCCTCAGTTCCTCCTCATTCTTCCTCCTTCACA GGAATATACATATTATTTCACCGTCGCTGCTGGATGCAAATGTAATAAACTTTACTAATTACCATAACGACAACAACCGTCGAGTTCGAGTTAGAAGAAGAACCATATGGACTTCCACTCCTCTTTGTATGGGCAGACGTTCCTGCAAAATCGCCGGTCGAAAG GAAGCCAACAATGCAAAGAAGATGAAACTATACTCAAGGATTGGAAAGGAAGTCGTGTCTGC AGTAAAGAAAGGCGGTCCTAATGTAACATCAAATTCAGCCTTGGCTGCTGTACTAGAAAAAGTAAAGGAGCTTGATGTGCCAAAAGATATTGTCGAGCGCAACATCAAGAAAGCAACCGAGAAGGGGCAAGAGGATTATATTGAGAAAATTTATGAG GTTTATGGCTATGGAGGAGTTAGTATGGTAGTTGAGGTATCAACTGATAAGATAACTCGTTCTGTGGCAAAGATTAGAGAAGTGATAAAGGACTATGGAGGAAAGATGGCAGATTCTGGGTCTGTGTTATTTAAGTTTAGACGTGCTCGGGTAGTAAGTATTAAAGTCACTAATGCTGACAAAGATCATCTGCTTGGCATTGCTTTAGACGCTGGCGCGGAGGATGTAATTGATCCTCCAACTTATGAAGATGATACTGAAGAGGATAGGTCAGAAAG GTATTATAAAATTGTTGGTTCTTCAGAGAACTATTCATCTATACTATCGAAGTTGCGAGAGGAGGGCATAGAGTTTGAGCCTGATAATGGTTCTGAGCTTCTTCCAAATACTACAATTGAG GTAGATGACGAGGCTATGGACTTGAACAAGGAACTTATGAGCAAATTACTTGAGCTCGATGATGTTGATGCTGTTTATACAGACCAGaaatag
- the LOC11433559 gene encoding protein unc-13 homolog produces the protein MAAQLFRDLSLGHSKRRDSTTPSPPSLKIMPPPPTADDLPSPLGQLSTNLSNEYLTLTAYEIFVAACRTSSGKPLSSSIANSSSNNNNSHSDSPNQNSPLAIQRSLTSTAASKVKKAFGLKSPGSGSKKSPGSGSGSASASGSGQGKLKRPLTVGELMRNQMRVSEAMDSRVRRALLRISAGQVGRRIESVVVPLELMQQLKASDFTDQQEYNEWQKRTLKVLEAGLILHPYIPLDKSNSAAQRLRQIIHAALDRPIETGKNNESMQVLRSSVMSLANRSYDGSLTDSCHWADGIPLNLRIYEMLLQSCFDVNDESSIIEDFDELMEQIKKTWGILGLNQTYHNLCFTWVLFHRFVATGQMDLELLSDADGQLAEVAKDAKTTKDSEYSKILSSTLTSILGWAEKRLLAYHETFDRGNVETMEGIVSLGVAAAKILLEDISNEYRRRRRNEVNVARERIETYIRSSLRTAFAQIMEKADSSRRASRNQPNALPLLAILAKDVGSLAVNEKLVFSPILKRWHPLAAGLAVATLHACYGNELKQFISGITELTPDAVQVLRAADQLEKDLVQIAVEDSVDSDDGGKAIIREMPPYEAEGAIANLVKIWTKTRIDRLKDWVDRNLQQELWSPQANQEGYAPSSVEVLRIINETLDAFFQLPIPMHPALLPEVMHGVDRCLQYYVAKAKSGCGSRNTFIPTMPALTRCTIGSKFQGFGKKKDKSPNSQKRNSQVATNGDSSFGIPQLCVRINTLQWILGEFDVLEKRIITLLRNSESAREEDFSNGLASKFELSPAACLEGIQQLCEAVAYRIVFHDLSHVLWDSLYVGDPSSSRVDPFLQELERNLMFISDNVHEKIRTRIITEIMRASFDGFLFVLLAGGPSRAFSRKDSQIIEDDFKVLKELFWANGDGLPSEIIDRFATTLRSILPLFRTDTESLIEQFRRITVETYKSSARSRIPLPPTSGQWGPSDPNTLLRVLCYRNDEAASKFLKKTYDLPKKL, from the exons atggcTGCTCAACTCTTTAGAGACCTATCTTTAGGCCATTCCAAAAGAAGAGATTCAACAACACCATCACCACCCTCGTTAAAGATAATGCCACCACCGCCAACCGCCGACGATCTTCCTTCCCCACTCGGTCAACTTTCCACCAACCTCTCCAATGAATACCTCACCTTAACCGCCTACGAGATCTTCGTCGCCGCATGTCGTACCTCTTCTGGCAAACCTCTCAGTTCATCAATTGCTAACTCCTcttccaacaacaacaatagtCATTCTGACTCACCGAATCAGAACTCGCCGCTTGCTATTCAGAGATCTTTAACTTCCACGGCTGCTAGTAAGGTTAAGAAGGCTTTTGGTTTGAAATCTCCTGGTTCTGGTTCCAAGAAGAGTCCTGGTTCTGGTTCTGGTTCTGCCTCTGCTTCCGGTTCGGGTCAGGGGAAACTAAAACGACCGTTAACGGTTGGGGAGCTTATGAGGAATCAGATGAGGGTTTCTGAAGCTATGGATTCGCGTGTCAGACGTGCGTTGCTCAGAATTTCTGCTGGACAG GTTGGAAGAAGGATTGAGTCTGTGGTGGTTCCACTTGAGCTAATGCAGCAACTCAAGGCTTCGGATTTTACTGATCAACAAGAATACAATGAATGGCAGAAGAGAACTCTCAAGGTTCTGGAGGCTGGTCTAATTTTGCATCCTTACATACCTTTGGATAAATCCAACTCTGCTGCGCAGCGGCTGCGGCAGATTATTCATGCTGCTTTGGATAGGCCCATCGAAACCGGGAAGAATAATGAGTCCATGCAGGTTCTTCGTAGTTCTGTCATGTCTCTTGCAAATAGGTCGTATGATGGATCTCTCACTGATTCATGTCACTGGGCAGATGGGATTCCTCTGAATCTCCGGATTTATGAAATGCTTCTACAATCTTGCTTTGATGTTAATGATGAATCGTCAATTATTGAAGATTTTGATGAGCTAATGGAACAAATCAAGAAGACCTGGGGAATACTTGGATTGAACCAGACGTATCATAATCTCTGTTTTACTTGGGTTTTATTTCATCGATTTGTTGCCACTGGCCAGATGGATTTGGAGCTTCTGTCTGATGCTGATGGCCAGCTAGCTGAAGTTGCAAAAGATGCAAAGACAACCAAAGATTCCGAGTATTCCAAAATTTTGAGTTCTACATTGACTTCGATACTGGGATGGGCAGAGAAAAGGCTTCTTGCATACCATGAAACTTTTGATCGTGGAAATGTTGAAACTATGGAGGGCATTGTCTCTTTAGGGGTAGCAGCGGCTAAGATATTGCTTGAGGATATATCTAATGAATATCGTCGGAGGAGAAGAAATGAAGTCAATGTTGCCCGAGAAAGAATTGAAACGTACATCAGGTCATCTCTACGTACTGCTTTTGCCCAG ATAATGGAGAAAGCAGACTCAAGCAGGAGGGCATCAAGAAACCAGCCAAATGCTCTCCCCCTCCTTGCCATTCTTGCAAAGGATGTAGGCAGCTTGGCAGTTAATGAAAAGCTAGTGTTCAGTCCAATACTCAAGAGATGGCATCCTTTAGCAGCTGGTCTTGCTGTGGCTACCCTCCATGCATGCTATGGAAACGAGTTGAAGCAATTCATTTCAGGTATCACAGAATTGACCCCTGATGCTGTTCAAGTGTTAAGAGCTGCAGACCAGTTGGAGAAAGACCTTGTGCAGATAGCTGTTGAGGATTCAGTGGACAGTGATGATGGTGGCAAAGCAATAATCCGCGAAATGCCTCCTTACGAAGCAGAAGGTGCAATTGCGAATCTCGTGAAAATATGGACCAAGACTAGAATAGACAGACTGAAAGACTGGGTTGATAGAAATCTGCAGCAAGAG CTTTGGAGTCCACAAGCAAATCAGGAAGGATACGCTCCATCTTCTGTTGAAGTTCTGCGAATCATAAATGAAACTCTGGATGCATTCTTTCAGCTTCCAATACCAATGCATCCTGCATTGCTTCCTGAAGTGATGCATGGCGTCGATAGATGCCTTCAATATTATGTGGCCAAAGCTAAATCTGGCTGTG GATCTCGAAATACATTTATTCCAACAATGCCGGCACTGACGAGATGCACTATTGGCTCAAAATTTCAAGGGTTTGggaagaaaaaagataaatctcCAAATTCTCAGAAGAGAAACTCGCAGGTTGCAACAAATGGGGATAGCTCTTTTGGGATACCACAACTCTGTGTTCGCATAAATACTTTGCAGTGGATCCTGGGTGAATTTGATGTTCtggaaaaaagaataattactcTTTTACGGAACTCAGAATCTGCCCGAGAAGAAGATTTTTCAAACGGATTAGCTAGTAAGTTTGAACTATCTCCAGCCGCGTGTCTTGAAGGAATTCAGCAGCTCTGCGAGGCTGTAGCATATAGAATTGTCTTCCATGATCTAAGCCATGTTTTATGGGATAGTTTGTATGTCGGAGATCCCTCATCTTCCAGGGTTGATCCGTTTCTTCAGGAACTTGAGCGAAACTTAATGTTCATTTCAGACAATGTTCATGAAAAAATTCGCACACGCATTATTACAGAAATAATGAGAGCTTCCTTTGATGGATTCTTGTTTGTATTGCTTGCTGGAGGCCCCTCTCGGGCTTTTTCCCGGAAAGATTCACAGATCATAGAGGATGATTTCAAAGTTCTAAAGGAGCTGTTTTGGGCAAATGGGGACGGCTTGCCTTCTGAAATAATAGACAGGTTTGCAACTACCCTGAGGTCTATCCTTCCCCTTTTCAGGACCGATACAGAGAGCCTCATTGAGCAGTTTAGACGGATAACAGTTGAGACATATAAATCTTCCGCCAGGTCTAGAATTCCATTACCTCCAACTTCCGGACAGTGGGGTCCATCTGATCCAAATACATTATTACGTGTTTTATGCTATAGAAATGATGAAGCAGCTTCAAAGTTTCTTAAAAAGACATATGATCTCCCTAAGAAACTTTAA
- the LOC11423389 gene encoding carotenoid cleavage dioxygenase 8 homolog B, chloroplastic, with translation MAFTASPAIIRNPISKQNMVVCDMLDNTCRKKFSFRNKGIYKGQHNLRDHLTVTNVVSPSRVIAPPPPPEKRSETTGDHQHHVAWTSIPQERWEGELLVQGHIPLWLKGTYIRNGPGMWNIGDYNFRHLFDGYATLVGLHFEDGRLVAGHRQVESQAYQAAKKNQKICYREFSEVPKAENFLAYVGELANLFSGSSLTDNANTGVVKLGDGRVVCLTETQKGSIVIDPDTLETIGKFDYSDSLGGLIHSAHPIVTDNEFLTLIPDLVKPGYLVARMEPGSNERKVIGRVDCRGGTSPGWVHSFPVTEHYVIVPEMPLRYCAQNLLRAEPTPLYKFQWHPESKAFMHVMCKTSGKIVASVEVPLFVTFHFINAYEEEDEDGRVTAVIADCCEHNSNTDILDKLRLQNLRSFNGEDVLPDARVGRFRIPLDGSPYGTLDAALDPNEHGKGMDMCSINPNYLGLKYRYAYACGAQRPCNFPNTLTKIDLQSERAKNWYEEGAVPSEPFFVPRPGATKEDDGVVISIISEKNGEGYALVLDGSTFEEIARAKFPYGLPYGLHGCWVPKQ, from the exons ATGGCTTTCACAGCCTCGCCAGCTATAATAAGAAACCCCATTTCAAAGCAAAATATGGTTGTTTGTGACATGCTTGATAACACTTGTAGGAAAAAGTTTTCATTTCGAAACAAGGGCATCTATAAAGGCCAACATAATCTTCGAGATCATTTGACCGTCACAAATGTTGTTAGTCCATCGCGTGTGATTGCTCCACCTCCACCACCGGAGAAACGTTCAGAGACCACCGGCGACCACCAACACCATGTTGCATGGACTAGTATCCCTCAAGAGAGATGGGAAGGAGAACTGCTTGTTCAAGGACATATTCCACTCTGGCTG AAAGGAACGTACATAAGGAATGGCCCAGGTATGTGGAACATAGGGGACTACAACTTCAGGCACCTCTTTGACGGGTACGCCACCTTGGTCGGCCTTCACTTCGAGGATGGGCGGTTAGTAGCCGGCCATCGGCAAGTTGAATCTCAAGCTTATCAAGCAGCAAAGAAAAATCAGAAGATATGTTATCGTGAATTTTCTGAAGTCCCTAAGGCTGAAAATTTCTTAGCCTATGTAGGGGAGCTAGCAAACCTTTTCTCCGGTTCCTCACTTACCGACAATGCCAATACAGGCGTGGTGAAGCTCGGTGATGGGAGGGTGGTTTGTTTGACGGAGACACAAAAAGGGTCAATAGTGATAGACCCTGACACATTGGAGACAATTGGAAAGTTTGACTACAGTGATTCTTTGGGGGGTCTTATTCACTCTGCACATCCCATTGTCACGGATAACGAGTTTTTAACATTAATCCCTGACCTTGTAAAACCAGGGTACTTAGTGGCGAGGATGGAACCTGGCTCTAATGAGAGGAAGGTTATTGGACGGGTCGATTGTCGGGGCGGTACTTCACCCGGTTGGGTTCATTCCTTTCCCGTTACTGAACACTATGTTATTGTGCCTGAAATGCCATTGAGGTATTGTGCTCAGAATTTGCTCAGGGCTGAACCAACTCCGTTGTACAAATTTCAGTGGCATCCTGAGTCCAAAGCTTTTATGCATGTTATGTGCAAGACTAGTGGAAAGATT GTGGCAAGTGTGGAAGTGCCTTTGTTCGTTACTTTCCATTTCATAAATGCAtatgaagaggaagatgaagatgggaGGGTAACTGCTGTTATTGCTGACTGCTGTGAGCACAATTCAAACACCGACATTCTTGACAAGCTTAGATTACAGAACCTTCGCTCATTTAACGGCGAAGATGTTCTGCCAGATGCTAG GGTTGGTCGGTTTAGAATACCACTGGATGGAAGTCCATATGGAACATTAGACGCAGCATTAGACCCAAATGAACATGGGAAAGGCATGGACATGTGCAGCATAAACCCTAATTATCTAGGGTTGAAGTACAGATATGCCTATGCTTGTGGAGCACAGCGCCCTTGTAACTTCCCCAACACCCTCACCAAG ATCGATCTACAATCAGAAAGGGCTAAGAACTGGTATGAAGAAGGTGCTGTACCCTCGGAACCATTTTTTGTGCCTCGACCAGGAGCAACAAAGGAAGATGATG GTGTGGTAATCTCCATAATCAGTGAGAAAAATGGAGAAGGATATGCTTTGGTTTTAGATGGTTCCACTTTTGAAGAGATTGCCAGAGCTAAGTTCCCTTATGGACTTCCATATGGGTTGCATGGATGTTGGGTTCCAAAACAGTAA
- the LOC11425882 gene encoding probable transcriptional regulatory protein At2g25830 isoform X1, translated as MLRVALSLHAFSTRGVFSTRLSSSSFFLLHRNIHIISPSLLDANVINFTNYHNDNNRRVRVRRRTIWTSTPLCMGRRSCKIAGRKEANNAKKMKLYSRIGKEVVSAVKKGGPNVTSNSALAAVLEKVKELDVPKDIVERNIKKATEKGQEDYIEKIYEGNQLCLVNVLGYKIGYGTGPATPEWVYGYGGVSMVVEVSTDKITRSVAKIREVIKDYGGKMADSGSVLFKFRRARVVSIKVTNADKDHLLGIALDAGAEDVIDPPTYEDDTEEDRSERYYKIVGSSENYSSILSKLREEGIEFEPDNGSELLPNTTIEVDDEAMDLNKELMSKLLELDDVDAVYTDQK; from the exons ATGTTGCGAGTGGCGCTTAGCCTTCACGCGTTCTCAACTCGCGGCGTTTTCTCCACGCGCCTCAGTTCCTCCTCATTCTTCCTCCTTCACA GGAATATACATATTATTTCACCGTCGCTGCTGGATGCAAATGTAATAAACTTTACTAATTACCATAACGACAACAACCGTCGAGTTCGAGTTAGAAGAAGAACCATATGGACTTCCACTCCTCTTTGTATGGGCAGACGTTCCTGCAAAATCGCCGGTCGAAAG GAAGCCAACAATGCAAAGAAGATGAAACTATACTCAAGGATTGGAAAGGAAGTCGTGTCTGC AGTAAAGAAAGGCGGTCCTAATGTAACATCAAATTCAGCCTTGGCTGCTGTACTAGAAAAAGTAAAGGAGCTTGATGTGCCAAAAGATATTGTCGAGCGCAACATCAAGAAAGCAACCGAGAAGGGGCAAGAGGATTATATTGAGAAAATTTATGAG GGCAATCAGCTTTGTTTGGTAAATGTACTAGGTTACAAGATAGGGTATGGGACTGGCCCAGCCACCCCAGAATGG GTTTATGGCTATGGAGGAGTTAGTATGGTAGTTGAGGTATCAACTGATAAGATAACTCGTTCTGTGGCAAAGATTAGAGAAGTGATAAAGGACTATGGAGGAAAGATGGCAGATTCTGGGTCTGTGTTATTTAAGTTTAGACGTGCTCGGGTAGTAAGTATTAAAGTCACTAATGCTGACAAAGATCATCTGCTTGGCATTGCTTTAGACGCTGGCGCGGAGGATGTAATTGATCCTCCAACTTATGAAGATGATACTGAAGAGGATAGGTCAGAAAG GTATTATAAAATTGTTGGTTCTTCAGAGAACTATTCATCTATACTATCGAAGTTGCGAGAGGAGGGCATAGAGTTTGAGCCTGATAATGGTTCTGAGCTTCTTCCAAATACTACAATTGAG GTAGATGACGAGGCTATGGACTTGAACAAGGAACTTATGAGCAAATTACTTGAGCTCGATGATGTTGATGCTGTTTATACAGACCAGaaata G